A window from Salvia miltiorrhiza cultivar Shanhuang (shh) chromosome 2, IMPLAD_Smil_shh, whole genome shotgun sequence encodes these proteins:
- the LOC131012364 gene encoding G-type lectin S-receptor-like serine/threonine-protein kinase At1g11330 isoform X3 — MGFNLQKRLRYYVLQLLFLIFYCFLTFSSAIDLIKANESLRNSDALISKGNTFKLSFFSPPNSSRRYVGIMYNLPVMSVVWVANRDKPLNDSSGTFQISSDGNLVILDGRKEIVWSTNLSSSVANYSAVLLDTGNLVLQDDSNNEYVWESFQHASDSFLPKMRLFVDANRKEKNILTSWTSPDDPAPGRFTMIIEPDIPQSYVLEDGTKPCFRSGPWNGQRFIGLPGMRSLYNDGTNVGSDSPGTAFYVFTVPNSSVLLYFVLSSSGIIEEREWSDEKKGWDVTWRTDNECDIYGKCGSFGSCDARESPICTCFRGFVPTREDEWEAGNWTSGCTRKSPLKCEQNNSLGKEDEFLKMGGVKLPDHYVLFPVDGDCRGACLSNCSCIAYADASGIGCMHWTHNLTDNQKFASGGEDLYVRLAYSELHEKQDRRAIIATTVVLGFILIAVCTYFLPKILSKYRARKHENKLISPQTKENGKHGVELEELPIVRFEMLSDATGKFDPANMLGEGGFGPVFKGQLPNGQEIAVKRLARSSNQGVEEFTNEVVVISQLQHRNLVRLIGCCVENEEKMLVYEYMPNGSLDACLFGSHKREFLNWQTRKLIIEGICRGLLYLHRDSRLKIIHRDLKASNILLDEELNPKISDFGMARIFGGKDDQANTSRVVGTFGYMSPEYAHRGIFSEKSDVYSFGVLLIEIVSGKKNSSFYDEDQQLFLTAYAWKLWNEGRIVKLIDPAIYDSGMEDDVVRYANVGLLCVQEMAADRPNVSTVLSMLSCEIVELPHPKQPAFLGMQSFQSTESSTKSSTKCSVNDVTISILGGR; from the exons ATGGGTTTCAACCTCCAGAAAAGATTGCGATATTATGTGCTTCAACTCCTTTTCCTCATATTTTATTGTTTCCTTACATTTTCTTCAGCTATCGACCTCATAAAGGCTAATGAATCTCTTAGAAACTCTGACGCTTTGATTTCCAAAGGAAATACATTCAAACTGAGTTTTTTCAGCCCACCAAATAGCAGCCGACGTTATGTTGGTATCATGTACAATCTCCCGGTGATGAGTGTTGTATGGGTAGCTAATAGAGATAAGCCTCTGAATGATTCATCTGGAACATTTCAGATATCATCAGATGGCAATCTTGTGATCTTGGATGGTCGAAAGGAGATTGTGTGGTCCACTAATCTTTCATCTTCTGTTGCAAATTATAGTGCTGTGCTCTTGGATACAGGGAATCTGGTTCTGCAAGATGACTCCAACAATGAGTATGTTTGGGAGAGCTTCCAACATGCTTCCGATTCTTTTCTACCAAAGATGCGCCTTTTTGTAGATGCGAATAGGAAGGAGAAAAATATACTGACATCGTGGACAAGTCCTGATGATCCGGCACCTGGAAGATTCACCATGATCATTGAGCCCGACATCCCACAGTCGTATGTTTTGGAGGATGGCACTAAGCCTTGCTTTCGAAGTGGTCCATGGAATGGTCAGAGATTCATTGGGCTGCCTGGAATGAGATCTTTGTATAATGATGGAACTAATGTTGGCAGTGATTCCCCAGGAACTGCATTTTATGTCTTTACCGTTCCAAATTCGTCTGTTTTGTTATATTTTGTCTTGAGCTCTTCAGGGATTATAGAGGAGAGGGAGTGGTCTGATGAGAAGAAAGGCTGGGATGTAACATGGAGAACTGATAACGAGTGTGACATCTATGGCAAGTGTGGATCTTTTGGAAGTTGTGATGCTCGGGAGAGTCCAATTTGTACCTGTTTTCGAGGCTTTGTGCCAACAAGGGAAGATGAGTGGGAGGCAGGAAACTGGACTAGTGGATGCACAAGAAAATCTCCCCTGAAATGTGAACAGAACAATTCTTTGGGTAAAGAGGATGAGTTTCTGAAGATGGGGGGAGTGAAGTTGCCCGATCATTATGTATTGTTCCCTGTTGATGGCGACTGCAGAGGCGCGTGCTTGAGTAATtgttcttgtatagcttatgcGGATGCTTCTGGAATTGGTTGTATGCACTGGACTCATAACTTAACTGATAATCAGAAGTTTGCTTCCGGTGGTGAAGACTTGTACGTTCGATTGGCATATTCAGAACTAC ATGAGAAGCAAGACAGAAGAGCAATTATCGCGACGACAGTGGTTCTGGGGTTTATACTTATTGCTGTATGCACATACTTTTTGCCAAAGATTTTGTCCAAATACAGAG CAAGGAAGCATGAGAATAAATTGATATCCCCCCAAACAAAGGAAAATGGTAAGCATGGAGTTGAACTTGAGGAACTGCCTATAGTTAGATTTGAGATGCTCTCAGATGCGACAGGAAAATTTGATCCGGCCAATATGCTTGGAGAGGGTGGCTTTGGTCCTGTCTTCAAA GGGCAACTGCCAAATGGGCAAGAAATTGCTGTAAAACGGCTAGCAAGATCCTCTAACCAAGGGGTGGAAGAGTTCACGAATGAGGTTGTGGTGATTTCCCAGCTTCAGCACCGCAATCTTGTCAGACTAATTGGCTGCTGTGTTGAGAATGAAGAAAAGATGCTAGTTTATGAATATATGCCTAATGGAAGCTTGGATGCCTGTCTCTTTG GTTCACATAAACGAGAGTTTCTCAACTGGCAAACTCGCAAATTAATTATCGAGGGGATTTGTCGAGGCCTGCTTTACCTGCATAGAGATTCAAGGTTGAAGATTATCCACAGAGATCTCAAGGCTAGTAACATCTTGTTGGATGAGGAGTTGAACCCTAAAATCTCCGACTTCGGTATGGCAAGAATTTTTGGTGGCAAGGATGATCAAGCCAATACATCAAGGGTTGTTGGGACATT TGGCTATATGTCCCCGGAATATGCACATCGTGGAATATTCTCTGAAAAATCTGATGTCTATAGCTTTGGCGTCCTATTAATAGAAATTGTGAGTGGAAAGAAGAATTCCAGTTTTTATGATGAAGATCAACAACTCTTCCTTACAGCTTAT GCTTGGAAGTTGTGGAATGAAGGAAGGATAGTAAAGTTGATAGATCCTGCAATATATGATAGTGGAATGGAAGATGATGTAGTGAGATATGCAAATGTAGGTCTGCTATGTGTACAAGAAATGGCAGCAGATAGGCCTAACGTGTCTACAGTGCTGTCGATGCTTAGCTGTGAGATCGTAGAGCTTCCTCACCCAAAGCAGCCAGCATTTCTCGGGATGCAGAGCTTTCAATCCACAGAGTCCTCTACCAAGAGTTCAACTAAATGTTCTGTCAACGATGTCACTATTTCTATATTAGGAGGAAG GTAG
- the LOC131012364 gene encoding G-type lectin S-receptor-like serine/threonine-protein kinase At1g11300 isoform X1, translating to MGFNLQKRLRYYVLQLLFLIFYCFLTFSSAIDLIKANESLRNSDALISKGNTFKLSFFSPPNSSRRYVGIMYNLPVMSVVWVANRDKPLNDSSGTFQISSDGNLVILDGRKEIVWSTNLSSSVANYSAVLLDTGNLVLQDDSNNEYVWESFQHASDSFLPKMRLFVDANRKEKNILTSWTSPDDPAPGRFTMIIEPDIPQSYVLEDGTKPCFRSGPWNGQRFIGLPGMRSLYNDGTNVGSDSPGTAFYVFTVPNSSVLLYFVLSSSGIIEEREWSDEKKGWDVTWRTDNECDIYGKCGSFGSCDARESPICTCFRGFVPTREDEWEAGNWTSGCTRKSPLKCEQNNSLGKEDEFLKMGGVKLPDHYVLFPVDGDCRGACLSNCSCIAYADASGIGCMHWTHNLTDNQKFASGGEDLYVRLAYSELHEKQDRRAIIATTVVLGFILIAVCTYFLPKILSKYRARKHENKLISPQTKENGKHGVELEELPIVRFEMLSDATGKFDPANMLGEGGFGPVFKGQLPNGQEIAVKRLARSSNQGVEEFTNEVVVISQLQHRNLVRLIGCCVENEEKMLVYEYMPNGSLDACLFGSHKREFLNWQTRKLIIEGICRGLLYLHRDSRLKIIHRDLKASNILLDEELNPKISDFGMARIFGGKDDQANTSRVVGTFGYMSPEYAHRGIFSEKSDVYSFGVLLIEIVSGKKNSSFYDEDQQLFLTAYAWKLWNEGRIVKLIDPAIYDSGMEDDVVRYANVGLLCVQEMAADRPNVSTVLSMLSCEIVELPHPKQPAFLGMQSFQSTESSTKSSTKCSVNDVTISILGGSHPHHKN from the exons ATGGGTTTCAACCTCCAGAAAAGATTGCGATATTATGTGCTTCAACTCCTTTTCCTCATATTTTATTGTTTCCTTACATTTTCTTCAGCTATCGACCTCATAAAGGCTAATGAATCTCTTAGAAACTCTGACGCTTTGATTTCCAAAGGAAATACATTCAAACTGAGTTTTTTCAGCCCACCAAATAGCAGCCGACGTTATGTTGGTATCATGTACAATCTCCCGGTGATGAGTGTTGTATGGGTAGCTAATAGAGATAAGCCTCTGAATGATTCATCTGGAACATTTCAGATATCATCAGATGGCAATCTTGTGATCTTGGATGGTCGAAAGGAGATTGTGTGGTCCACTAATCTTTCATCTTCTGTTGCAAATTATAGTGCTGTGCTCTTGGATACAGGGAATCTGGTTCTGCAAGATGACTCCAACAATGAGTATGTTTGGGAGAGCTTCCAACATGCTTCCGATTCTTTTCTACCAAAGATGCGCCTTTTTGTAGATGCGAATAGGAAGGAGAAAAATATACTGACATCGTGGACAAGTCCTGATGATCCGGCACCTGGAAGATTCACCATGATCATTGAGCCCGACATCCCACAGTCGTATGTTTTGGAGGATGGCACTAAGCCTTGCTTTCGAAGTGGTCCATGGAATGGTCAGAGATTCATTGGGCTGCCTGGAATGAGATCTTTGTATAATGATGGAACTAATGTTGGCAGTGATTCCCCAGGAACTGCATTTTATGTCTTTACCGTTCCAAATTCGTCTGTTTTGTTATATTTTGTCTTGAGCTCTTCAGGGATTATAGAGGAGAGGGAGTGGTCTGATGAGAAGAAAGGCTGGGATGTAACATGGAGAACTGATAACGAGTGTGACATCTATGGCAAGTGTGGATCTTTTGGAAGTTGTGATGCTCGGGAGAGTCCAATTTGTACCTGTTTTCGAGGCTTTGTGCCAACAAGGGAAGATGAGTGGGAGGCAGGAAACTGGACTAGTGGATGCACAAGAAAATCTCCCCTGAAATGTGAACAGAACAATTCTTTGGGTAAAGAGGATGAGTTTCTGAAGATGGGGGGAGTGAAGTTGCCCGATCATTATGTATTGTTCCCTGTTGATGGCGACTGCAGAGGCGCGTGCTTGAGTAATtgttcttgtatagcttatgcGGATGCTTCTGGAATTGGTTGTATGCACTGGACTCATAACTTAACTGATAATCAGAAGTTTGCTTCCGGTGGTGAAGACTTGTACGTTCGATTGGCATATTCAGAACTAC ATGAGAAGCAAGACAGAAGAGCAATTATCGCGACGACAGTGGTTCTGGGGTTTATACTTATTGCTGTATGCACATACTTTTTGCCAAAGATTTTGTCCAAATACAGAG CAAGGAAGCATGAGAATAAATTGATATCCCCCCAAACAAAGGAAAATGGTAAGCATGGAGTTGAACTTGAGGAACTGCCTATAGTTAGATTTGAGATGCTCTCAGATGCGACAGGAAAATTTGATCCGGCCAATATGCTTGGAGAGGGTGGCTTTGGTCCTGTCTTCAAA GGGCAACTGCCAAATGGGCAAGAAATTGCTGTAAAACGGCTAGCAAGATCCTCTAACCAAGGGGTGGAAGAGTTCACGAATGAGGTTGTGGTGATTTCCCAGCTTCAGCACCGCAATCTTGTCAGACTAATTGGCTGCTGTGTTGAGAATGAAGAAAAGATGCTAGTTTATGAATATATGCCTAATGGAAGCTTGGATGCCTGTCTCTTTG GTTCACATAAACGAGAGTTTCTCAACTGGCAAACTCGCAAATTAATTATCGAGGGGATTTGTCGAGGCCTGCTTTACCTGCATAGAGATTCAAGGTTGAAGATTATCCACAGAGATCTCAAGGCTAGTAACATCTTGTTGGATGAGGAGTTGAACCCTAAAATCTCCGACTTCGGTATGGCAAGAATTTTTGGTGGCAAGGATGATCAAGCCAATACATCAAGGGTTGTTGGGACATT TGGCTATATGTCCCCGGAATATGCACATCGTGGAATATTCTCTGAAAAATCTGATGTCTATAGCTTTGGCGTCCTATTAATAGAAATTGTGAGTGGAAAGAAGAATTCCAGTTTTTATGATGAAGATCAACAACTCTTCCTTACAGCTTAT GCTTGGAAGTTGTGGAATGAAGGAAGGATAGTAAAGTTGATAGATCCTGCAATATATGATAGTGGAATGGAAGATGATGTAGTGAGATATGCAAATGTAGGTCTGCTATGTGTACAAGAAATGGCAGCAGATAGGCCTAACGTGTCTACAGTGCTGTCGATGCTTAGCTGTGAGATCGTAGAGCTTCCTCACCCAAAGCAGCCAGCATTTCTCGGGATGCAGAGCTTTCAATCCACAGAGTCCTCTACCAAGAGTTCAACTAAATGTTCTGTCAACGATGTCACTATTTCTATATTAGGAGGAAG CCATCCACACCATAAGAACTAA
- the LOC131012364 gene encoding G-type lectin S-receptor-like serine/threonine-protein kinase At1g11330 isoform X2: MGFNLQKRLRYYVLQLLFLIFYCFLTFSSAIDLIKANESLRNSDALISKGNTFKLSFFSPPNSSRRYVGIMYNLPVMSVVWVANRDKPLNDSSGTFQISSDGNLVILDGRKEIVWSTNLSSSVANYSAVLLDTGNLVLQDDSNNEYVWESFQHASDSFLPKMRLFVDANRKEKNILTSWTSPDDPAPGRFTMIIEPDIPQSYVLEDGTKPCFRSGPWNGQRFIGLPGMRSLYNDGTNVGSDSPGTAFYVFTVPNSSVLLYFVLSSSGIIEEREWSDEKKGWDVTWRTDNECDIYGKCGSFGSCDARESPICTCFRGFVPTREDEWEAGNWTSGCTRKSPLKCEQNNSLGKEDEFLKMGGVKLPDHYVLFPVDGDCRGACLSNCSCIAYADASGIGCMHWTHNLTDNQKFASGGEDLYVRLAYSELHEKQDRRAIIATTVVLGFILIAVCTYFLPKILSKYRARKHENKLISPQTKENGKHGVELEELPIVRFEMLSDATGKFDPANMLGEGGFGPVFKGQLPNGQEIAVKRLARSSNQGVEEFTNEVVVISQLQHRNLVRLIGCCVENEEKMLVYEYMPNGSLDACLFGSHKREFLNWQTRKLIIEGICRGLLYLHRDSRLKIIHRDLKASNILLDEELNPKISDFGMARIFGGKDDQANTSRVVGTFGYMSPEYAHRGIFSEKSDVYSFGVLLIEIVSGKKNSSFYDEDQQLFLTAYAWKLWNEGRIVKLIDPAIYDSGMEDDVVRYANVGLLCVQEMAADRPNVSTVLSMLSCEIVELPHPKQPAFLGMQSFQSTESSTKSSTKCSVNDVTISILGGR; the protein is encoded by the exons ATGGGTTTCAACCTCCAGAAAAGATTGCGATATTATGTGCTTCAACTCCTTTTCCTCATATTTTATTGTTTCCTTACATTTTCTTCAGCTATCGACCTCATAAAGGCTAATGAATCTCTTAGAAACTCTGACGCTTTGATTTCCAAAGGAAATACATTCAAACTGAGTTTTTTCAGCCCACCAAATAGCAGCCGACGTTATGTTGGTATCATGTACAATCTCCCGGTGATGAGTGTTGTATGGGTAGCTAATAGAGATAAGCCTCTGAATGATTCATCTGGAACATTTCAGATATCATCAGATGGCAATCTTGTGATCTTGGATGGTCGAAAGGAGATTGTGTGGTCCACTAATCTTTCATCTTCTGTTGCAAATTATAGTGCTGTGCTCTTGGATACAGGGAATCTGGTTCTGCAAGATGACTCCAACAATGAGTATGTTTGGGAGAGCTTCCAACATGCTTCCGATTCTTTTCTACCAAAGATGCGCCTTTTTGTAGATGCGAATAGGAAGGAGAAAAATATACTGACATCGTGGACAAGTCCTGATGATCCGGCACCTGGAAGATTCACCATGATCATTGAGCCCGACATCCCACAGTCGTATGTTTTGGAGGATGGCACTAAGCCTTGCTTTCGAAGTGGTCCATGGAATGGTCAGAGATTCATTGGGCTGCCTGGAATGAGATCTTTGTATAATGATGGAACTAATGTTGGCAGTGATTCCCCAGGAACTGCATTTTATGTCTTTACCGTTCCAAATTCGTCTGTTTTGTTATATTTTGTCTTGAGCTCTTCAGGGATTATAGAGGAGAGGGAGTGGTCTGATGAGAAGAAAGGCTGGGATGTAACATGGAGAACTGATAACGAGTGTGACATCTATGGCAAGTGTGGATCTTTTGGAAGTTGTGATGCTCGGGAGAGTCCAATTTGTACCTGTTTTCGAGGCTTTGTGCCAACAAGGGAAGATGAGTGGGAGGCAGGAAACTGGACTAGTGGATGCACAAGAAAATCTCCCCTGAAATGTGAACAGAACAATTCTTTGGGTAAAGAGGATGAGTTTCTGAAGATGGGGGGAGTGAAGTTGCCCGATCATTATGTATTGTTCCCTGTTGATGGCGACTGCAGAGGCGCGTGCTTGAGTAATtgttcttgtatagcttatgcGGATGCTTCTGGAATTGGTTGTATGCACTGGACTCATAACTTAACTGATAATCAGAAGTTTGCTTCCGGTGGTGAAGACTTGTACGTTCGATTGGCATATTCAGAACTAC ATGAGAAGCAAGACAGAAGAGCAATTATCGCGACGACAGTGGTTCTGGGGTTTATACTTATTGCTGTATGCACATACTTTTTGCCAAAGATTTTGTCCAAATACAGAG CAAGGAAGCATGAGAATAAATTGATATCCCCCCAAACAAAGGAAAATGGTAAGCATGGAGTTGAACTTGAGGAACTGCCTATAGTTAGATTTGAGATGCTCTCAGATGCGACAGGAAAATTTGATCCGGCCAATATGCTTGGAGAGGGTGGCTTTGGTCCTGTCTTCAAA GGGCAACTGCCAAATGGGCAAGAAATTGCTGTAAAACGGCTAGCAAGATCCTCTAACCAAGGGGTGGAAGAGTTCACGAATGAGGTTGTGGTGATTTCCCAGCTTCAGCACCGCAATCTTGTCAGACTAATTGGCTGCTGTGTTGAGAATGAAGAAAAGATGCTAGTTTATGAATATATGCCTAATGGAAGCTTGGATGCCTGTCTCTTTG GTTCACATAAACGAGAGTTTCTCAACTGGCAAACTCGCAAATTAATTATCGAGGGGATTTGTCGAGGCCTGCTTTACCTGCATAGAGATTCAAGGTTGAAGATTATCCACAGAGATCTCAAGGCTAGTAACATCTTGTTGGATGAGGAGTTGAACCCTAAAATCTCCGACTTCGGTATGGCAAGAATTTTTGGTGGCAAGGATGATCAAGCCAATACATCAAGGGTTGTTGGGACATT TGGCTATATGTCCCCGGAATATGCACATCGTGGAATATTCTCTGAAAAATCTGATGTCTATAGCTTTGGCGTCCTATTAATAGAAATTGTGAGTGGAAAGAAGAATTCCAGTTTTTATGATGAAGATCAACAACTCTTCCTTACAGCTTAT GCTTGGAAGTTGTGGAATGAAGGAAGGATAGTAAAGTTGATAGATCCTGCAATATATGATAGTGGAATGGAAGATGATGTAGTGAGATATGCAAATGTAGGTCTGCTATGTGTACAAGAAATGGCAGCAGATAGGCCTAACGTGTCTACAGTGCTGTCGATGCTTAGCTGTGAGATCGTAGAGCTTCCTCACCCAAAGCAGCCAGCATTTCTCGGGATGCAGAGCTTTCAATCCACAGAGTCCTCTACCAAGAGTTCAACTAAATGTTCTGTCAACGATGTCACTATTTCTATATTAGGAGGAAGGTAG